A genomic segment from Nocardia cyriacigeorgica GUH-2 encodes:
- a CDS encoding TetR/AcrR family transcriptional regulator — protein sequence MPKVSDDHLAARRSQILDGARRCFAEFGYDGATVRRLEEAIGLSRGAIFHHFRDKDALFLALAQEDAERMADVAANQGIVQVMRDMLANPEQFNWLGTRLEIARRLRTDPEFRAGWTQRSAELTAATLARLERRKAAGALRDDVPTDVLLGYLDLVLDGLIARIASGHTNENLSAVLDLVEASVRRRE from the coding sequence ATGCCGAAGGTCAGTGACGATCACCTCGCTGCCCGGCGCAGCCAGATACTCGACGGTGCCCGGCGCTGCTTCGCCGAATTCGGCTACGACGGCGCCACCGTGCGCCGGCTGGAAGAGGCCATCGGGCTCTCCCGCGGCGCGATCTTCCACCACTTCCGCGACAAGGACGCACTGTTCCTGGCGCTCGCCCAGGAAGACGCCGAGCGGATGGCCGATGTCGCGGCCAATCAGGGCATCGTGCAGGTCATGCGGGACATGCTGGCCAATCCCGAGCAGTTCAACTGGCTCGGCACCCGGCTCGAGATCGCCCGCAGACTGCGCACGGATCCGGAGTTCCGGGCCGGCTGGACGCAGCGTTCGGCCGAGCTGACCGCGGCCACGCTGGCCCGGCTCGAGCGGCGCAAGGCCGCGGGCGCGCTGCGCGACGATGTGCCCACCGATGTCCTGCTGGGTTATCTGGACCTGGTGCTCGACGGCCTCATCGCCCGCATCGCCTCGGGCCACACCAACGAAAACCTTTCCGCGGTACTGGATCTCGTCGAAGCCTCGGTGCGCCGCCGGGAGTGA
- the acnA gene encoding aconitate hydratase AcnA, with translation MTTSIDTFGAKGTLEVGSNSYEIFRLSAVPGTEKLPYALKVLAENLLRTEDGANITADHIRAIANWDPSAEPNVEIQFTPARVIMQDFTGVPCVVDLATMREAVTTLGGDPNKVNPLSPADMVIDHSVILDVFGRADALERNVDLEYERNAERYQFLRWGQGAFDDFRVVPPGMGIVHQVNIEYLAPTVMVRNGQAYPDTCVGTDSHTTMVNGLGVLGWGVGGIEAEAAMLGQPVSMLIPRVVGFKLTGEIQPGVTATDVVLTVTDMLRKHGVVGKFVEFYGKGVAEVPLANRATLGNMSPEFGSTAAIFPIDAETINYLRLTGRSDEQLALVEAYAKEQGMWHDPDHEPAYSEYLELDLNTVVPSIAGPKRPQDRILLSESKVAFRKDIYNYTDDSVATPHTKLDEAIEESFPASDPAELSFADDGAIDVTSAANGAEGRPSKPVRVVSEERGEFVLDHGAVVVAGITSCTNTSNPSVMIGAALLARNAVEKGLSSKPWVKTNMAPGSQVVSDYYEKAGLWPYLEKLGFYLGGFGCTTCIGNTGPLPEEISKAVNDNDLSVTAVLSGNRNFEGRISPDVKMNYLASPPLVIAYALAGTMDFDFETDPLGQDTDGNDVFLRDIWPSPQEIDDTIKSAISQDMFRKSYADVFKGDERWQNLSTPEGDTFAWDESSTYVRKAPYFDGMELEPAPVEDIKGARVLALLGDSVTTDHISPAGPIKPGTPAAQYLDAHGVERKDYNSLGSRRGNHEVMIRGTFANIRLRNQLLDDVSGGYTRDFTQEGGPQAFIYDASQNYQKAGIPLVVLGGKEYGSGSSRDWAAKGTRLLGVKAVITESFERIHRSNLIGMGVIPLQFPAGESAKTLGLTGTETFDIEGITQLNEGVTPRTLKVTATKEDGEKIVFDAVVRIDTPGEADYYRNGGILQYVLRNMIRG, from the coding sequence GTGACGACAAGTATCGATACTTTCGGCGCCAAAGGCACCCTCGAGGTCGGAAGCAACTCCTACGAGATCTTCCGGCTCTCGGCCGTGCCCGGTACCGAAAAACTCCCCTACGCACTGAAAGTCCTCGCGGAGAACCTGCTGCGCACCGAGGACGGCGCCAACATCACCGCCGATCACATCCGCGCGATCGCCAACTGGGATCCCTCGGCCGAGCCGAACGTCGAGATCCAGTTCACCCCCGCCCGCGTGATCATGCAGGACTTCACCGGCGTGCCCTGTGTCGTCGACCTCGCCACCATGCGTGAGGCCGTCACCACCCTGGGCGGCGACCCGAACAAGGTCAACCCGCTCTCCCCCGCCGACATGGTCATCGACCACTCGGTCATCCTGGACGTCTTCGGCCGCGCCGACGCCCTTGAGCGCAACGTCGACCTCGAATACGAGCGCAACGCCGAGCGCTACCAGTTCCTGCGCTGGGGCCAGGGCGCCTTCGACGACTTCCGCGTCGTGCCGCCGGGCATGGGCATCGTGCACCAGGTCAACATCGAGTACCTGGCCCCCACCGTCATGGTCCGCAACGGCCAGGCCTACCCCGACACCTGCGTCGGCACCGACTCGCACACCACCATGGTCAACGGCCTCGGCGTGCTGGGCTGGGGCGTCGGCGGCATCGAGGCCGAGGCCGCGATGCTGGGCCAGCCGGTCTCCATGCTGATCCCGCGCGTGGTCGGCTTCAAGCTGACCGGTGAGATCCAGCCGGGCGTGACCGCCACCGACGTCGTGCTCACCGTCACCGACATGCTGCGCAAGCACGGTGTGGTCGGCAAGTTCGTCGAGTTCTACGGCAAGGGCGTGGCCGAGGTGCCGCTGGCCAACCGCGCCACCCTTGGCAACATGAGCCCCGAGTTCGGCTCCACCGCCGCGATCTTCCCGATCGACGCCGAGACCATCAACTACCTGCGCCTGACCGGCCGCAGCGACGAGCAGCTCGCGCTCGTCGAGGCGTACGCCAAGGAGCAGGGCATGTGGCACGACCCGGACCACGAGCCCGCCTACTCCGAGTACCTGGAGCTGGACCTCAACACCGTGGTCCCCTCGATCGCAGGCCCCAAGCGCCCGCAGGACCGCATCCTGCTCAGCGAGTCGAAGGTCGCCTTCCGCAAGGACATCTACAACTACACCGACGATTCCGTCGCCACCCCGCACACCAAGCTGGACGAGGCGATCGAGGAGTCCTTCCCGGCCTCGGATCCGGCCGAGCTGTCCTTCGCCGACGACGGCGCGATCGATGTGACCTCGGCGGCCAACGGCGCCGAGGGCCGTCCGTCCAAGCCGGTGCGCGTGGTCTCCGAGGAGCGCGGTGAGTTCGTGCTCGACCACGGCGCGGTCGTGGTCGCGGGCATCACCTCCTGCACCAACACCTCCAACCCGTCGGTCATGATCGGTGCCGCCCTGCTGGCCCGCAACGCGGTCGAGAAGGGCCTGTCGTCCAAGCCGTGGGTGAAGACCAACATGGCGCCGGGCTCGCAGGTCGTCTCCGACTACTACGAGAAGGCCGGCCTGTGGCCCTACCTGGAGAAGCTGGGCTTCTACCTGGGTGGCTTCGGCTGCACCACCTGCATCGGTAACACCGGTCCGCTGCCGGAGGAGATCTCCAAGGCGGTCAACGACAACGACCTGTCGGTCACCGCGGTGCTCTCGGGTAACCGCAACTTCGAAGGCCGCATCTCCCCCGACGTGAAGATGAACTACCTGGCCTCGCCGCCGCTGGTCATCGCCTACGCGCTCGCGGGCACCATGGACTTCGACTTCGAGACCGACCCGCTGGGCCAGGACACCGACGGCAACGACGTGTTCCTGCGCGACATCTGGCCCTCGCCGCAGGAGATCGACGACACCATCAAGTCGGCGATCAGCCAGGACATGTTCCGCAAGTCCTACGCCGACGTCTTCAAGGGCGACGAGCGCTGGCAGAACCTGTCCACTCCGGAGGGCGACACCTTCGCGTGGGACGAGAGCTCGACCTACGTCCGCAAGGCGCCGTACTTCGACGGCATGGAGCTCGAGCCCGCGCCGGTCGAGGACATCAAGGGTGCGCGCGTGCTCGCGCTGCTGGGCGACTCGGTCACCACCGACCACATCAGCCCGGCCGGCCCGATCAAGCCCGGCACCCCGGCCGCGCAGTACCTGGACGCCCACGGTGTCGAGCGCAAGGACTACAACTCGCTGGGCTCGCGTCGTGGTAACCACGAGGTGATGATCCGCGGCACCTTCGCCAACATCCGGCTGCGCAACCAGCTGCTCGACGACGTCTCCGGTGGTTACACCCGAGACTTCACCCAGGAGGGCGGCCCGCAGGCGTTCATCTACGACGCCTCGCAGAACTACCAGAAGGCCGGCATCCCGCTGGTCGTGCTCGGTGGTAAGGAGTACGGTTCGGGCTCCTCGCGTGACTGGGCCGCCAAGGGCACCCGCCTGCTGGGCGTCAAGGCCGTCATCACCGAGTCCTTCGAGCGCATCCACCGCTCGAACCTGATCGGTATGGGCGTCATCCCGCTGCAGTTCCCGGCGGGCGAGTCGGCCAAGACCCTGGGTCTGACCGGCACCGAGACCTTCGACATCGAGGGCATCACCCAGCTCAACGAGGGTGTTACCCCCCGGACGCTGAAGGTCACCGCTACCAAGGAAGACGGCGAGAAGATCGTCTTCGACGCAGTGGTCCGCATCGACACCCCCGGTGAGGCGGACTACTACCGCAACGGCGGTATCTTGCAGTACGTGCTGCGCAACATGATCCGTGGCTGA
- a CDS encoding AAA family ATPase, which yields MLVTSTDGVSGASLAKKAPAPGSSTLERDVQTLEKAIYEVKRVIVGQDRLVERLLVGVLARGHVLLEGVPGIAKTLAVETFAKVVGGSFSRVQFTPDLVPTDLIGTRIYRQGREEFDTELGPVVANFVLADEINRAPAKVQSALLEVMAERHVSIGGKTYPMPDPFLVMATQNPIESEGVYPLPEAQRDRFLFKVVVDYPSVEEEREIIYRMGVSAPEAKQILEPAELIRLQQLAANTFVHHALVDYVVRVIAATRTPAEFGMNDVANWISYGASPRASLGIIAAARAVALIRGRDYVVPQDVVEVIPDVLRHRLVLSYDALADEISPEDVIKRVLQTVGLPQVAPQAVGQGGPAAPAPVPANGAHPGSPAPQQPQPAQQQQPPAPQQQAGQVPQAAGNSPSK from the coding sequence ATGTTGGTGACTTCGACGGACGGTGTGAGCGGGGCAAGTTTGGCGAAGAAGGCGCCTGCACCCGGGTCGAGCACCCTCGAGCGTGACGTCCAGACCCTCGAGAAGGCGATCTACGAGGTCAAGCGGGTCATCGTCGGACAGGACCGGCTCGTCGAGCGGCTGCTCGTCGGCGTGCTCGCCCGCGGCCATGTGCTACTCGAAGGTGTTCCCGGTATCGCGAAGACCCTCGCCGTGGAAACCTTCGCCAAGGTCGTCGGCGGTTCGTTCTCCCGCGTGCAGTTCACCCCCGACCTGGTGCCCACCGACCTCATCGGTACCCGCATCTACCGGCAGGGCCGCGAGGAATTCGACACCGAACTCGGCCCGGTGGTGGCGAACTTCGTGCTCGCCGACGAGATCAACCGCGCGCCCGCCAAGGTGCAGTCGGCGCTGCTCGAGGTGATGGCCGAACGGCACGTCTCGATCGGCGGCAAGACCTACCCGATGCCCGATCCGTTCCTGGTCATGGCGACCCAGAACCCGATCGAGAGCGAAGGTGTGTACCCGCTGCCCGAGGCGCAGCGCGACCGCTTCCTGTTCAAGGTCGTCGTCGACTACCCCTCGGTCGAGGAAGAGCGCGAGATCATCTACCGGATGGGCGTCAGCGCGCCGGAGGCCAAGCAGATCCTGGAGCCGGCCGAACTGATCCGGTTGCAGCAGCTGGCCGCCAACACCTTCGTCCACCACGCGCTGGTCGACTACGTGGTGCGCGTCATCGCCGCGACCCGCACGCCCGCCGAATTCGGCATGAACGACGTCGCCAACTGGATCTCCTACGGCGCCTCCCCGCGCGCCAGCCTCGGCATCATCGCCGCGGCCCGCGCGGTGGCCCTGATCCGTGGCCGCGACTACGTGGTGCCGCAGGACGTCGTCGAGGTGATCCCGGACGTGCTGCGCCACCGCCTGGTGCTGTCCTACGACGCCCTCGCCGATGAGATCAGCCCCGAGGACGTCATCAAGCGGGTGCTGCAAACCGTGGGCCTGCCGCAGGTCGCGCCGCAGGCCGTGGGCCAGGGCGGACCCGCCGCACCGGCGCCGGTTCCCGCCAACGGCGCTCACCCCGGTAGCCCGGCGCCGCAGCAGCCCCAACCCGCGCAGCAGCAGCAGCCGCCGGCGCCGCAGCAGCAGGCGGGCCAGGTGCCGCAGGCCGCCGGCAACAGCCCGTCGAAGTGA
- a CDS encoding ABC-F family ATP-binding cassette domain-containing protein produces the protein MITATDLEVRAGVRTLLSAPGPALRVQAGDRIGLVGRNGAGKTTTLRILAGEGEPYAGKILRSSDIGYLPQDPREGNLDVLARDRVLSARGLDTLIRDMEKQQALMAEVADEAERDRAVRKYGRLEERFSALGGYVAESEAARICNSLGLPDRVLGQPLRTLSGGQRRRIELARILFAASDGSGGRSDTILLLDEPTNHLDADSITWLRGFLQNHEGGLIVISHDVELLADVVNKVWFLDAVRGEADVYNMGWHKYLDARATDEQRRRRERANAEKKASALRAQAAKLGAKATKAVAAQNMVKRAERLMSELDDVRVADKVARIKFPEPAACGKTPLMAENLTKVYGSLEIFTGVDLAIDRGSRVVVLGLNGAGKTTLLRLLAGVEKPTAGGLVAGHGLKVGYFAQEHDTLDDNATVWENIRHAAPDAGEQDLRGLLGAFMFTGPQLEQPAGTLSGGEKTRLALAGLVSSAANVLLLDEPTNNLDPVSREQVLDALRTYAGAVVLVTHDPGAAEALAPERVILLPDGTEDHWSAEYLELIQLA, from the coding sequence GTGATCACCGCGACCGACCTGGAGGTCCGGGCCGGAGTCCGCACCCTGCTGTCGGCCCCAGGGCCGGCCCTGCGCGTGCAGGCGGGCGACCGGATCGGGTTGGTCGGGCGCAACGGTGCGGGCAAGACCACCACCTTGCGCATCCTGGCCGGTGAGGGTGAACCCTACGCGGGCAAGATCCTGCGTTCGAGTGATATCGGCTACCTGCCGCAGGACCCGCGCGAGGGCAATCTCGATGTGCTCGCCCGCGACCGGGTGCTGTCGGCGCGCGGGCTGGACACGCTGATCCGCGATATGGAAAAGCAGCAGGCGCTGATGGCCGAGGTGGCCGACGAGGCCGAACGCGATCGTGCGGTCCGCAAATACGGCCGGCTCGAGGAGCGGTTCTCGGCGCTGGGCGGTTACGTCGCCGAGAGCGAGGCCGCGCGCATCTGCAACAGCCTTGGCCTGCCGGACCGGGTGCTGGGCCAGCCGCTGCGCACCCTGTCGGGCGGTCAGCGCCGCCGGATCGAGCTGGCCCGCATCCTGTTCGCCGCCTCCGACGGCAGCGGCGGGCGCTCCGACACCATCCTGCTGCTCGACGAGCCGACCAACCACCTCGACGCCGACTCCATCACCTGGCTGCGCGGGTTCTTGCAGAACCACGAGGGCGGGCTGATCGTGATCAGCCACGATGTCGAACTGCTCGCCGACGTGGTGAACAAGGTGTGGTTCCTGGACGCGGTGCGCGGCGAGGCCGATGTCTACAACATGGGCTGGCACAAATACCTCGACGCCCGCGCCACCGACGAACAGCGCCGCCGCCGTGAACGCGCCAACGCCGAGAAGAAGGCCTCGGCCCTGCGTGCCCAGGCCGCCAAGCTCGGCGCCAAGGCCACCAAAGCCGTTGCCGCGCAGAACATGGTCAAACGCGCCGAACGGCTGATGTCCGAACTCGACGACGTGCGCGTGGCCGACAAGGTGGCGCGGATCAAGTTCCCCGAACCCGCCGCCTGCGGCAAGACCCCGCTGATGGCGGAGAACCTGACCAAGGTCTACGGCTCGCTGGAGATCTTCACCGGCGTCGACCTGGCCATCGACCGGGGCAGCCGAGTGGTGGTGCTCGGGCTCAACGGCGCAGGCAAGACCACCCTGCTGCGGTTGCTCGCCGGAGTGGAGAAGCCCACCGCGGGCGGACTGGTCGCCGGGCACGGGCTCAAGGTGGGCTATTTCGCCCAGGAACACGACACCCTCGACGACAACGCCACGGTCTGGGAGAACATCCGCCACGCCGCCCCGGACGCCGGTGAACAGGATCTGCGCGGCCTGCTCGGTGCGTTCATGTTCACCGGTCCGCAGCTCGAACAGCCCGCAGGCACCCTGTCCGGTGGTGAGAAGACCCGCTTGGCGCTGGCCGGTCTGGTGTCCTCGGCGGCGAATGTGCTGCTGCTCGACGAGCCCACCAACAACCTCGACCCGGTCTCGCGCGAACAGGTGCTCGACGCGCTGCGCACCTACGCGGGCGCGGTCGTGCTGGTCACCCACGATCCGGGCGCGGCCGAGGCGCTGGCACCGGAGCGGGTGATTCTGCTGCCGGACGGCACCGAGGACCACTGGTCGGCCGAATATCTGGAACTGATTCAGCTCGCGTGA
- a CDS encoding NlpC/P60 family protein yields the protein MRNKRGSGRRRPLSIALGLLVAAAIVVTGAPSTAVPPPPPNPSDGELADAGARVDAGIGQVGVLINQVAAVDEQVRQLDDAVALRREQVNKALVDLQNARDAADAAADLVAGTQRELADAGTRVDQARTNFDEFATQAYTRPGTGTMMTYLSAADPDAALDRAQIIGLVTKNQQQVMDGLRRAQIDQGNKNASARQAKTAADAAAADAEQKKTAAEAAVNAATAELNQQTAVRDDLLRQRADAQARLDAARMNVTGLQNQRDAYQAWDQQRRAEEAAILAAAAAAAARAAADQAAKDRAAQLGAGKRPHTQLEDSPPRKSKPTPQSDSDEDESESDSGDSDVPSVTGSEAIEIVVDRAMSQLGVTYAWGGGDEDGPTLGIRDGGVADSHGDYNKVGFDCSGLMIYAFAGIGVSLPHYSGYQYNAGTRVPVDERERGDMLFWGPNGSQHVALYLGDGKMVEAPQSGDVVKVSPVREAGIMPYAVRIVTS from the coding sequence ATGCGCAACAAGCGAGGGTCCGGCCGTCGTCGTCCGCTGTCGATCGCTCTCGGTTTGCTGGTCGCGGCGGCGATCGTCGTCACCGGTGCGCCGTCGACGGCCGTCCCGCCGCCTCCGCCGAATCCGAGCGACGGTGAACTCGCCGACGCCGGCGCCCGGGTCGACGCCGGCATCGGCCAGGTGGGTGTGCTGATCAATCAGGTCGCCGCCGTCGACGAACAGGTCCGCCAACTCGACGACGCGGTGGCGCTGCGCCGCGAACAGGTCAACAAGGCGCTGGTCGATCTCCAGAACGCCCGCGATGCCGCCGACGCCGCCGCCGACCTCGTCGCCGGCACCCAGCGCGAGCTCGCCGACGCGGGCACCCGAGTCGACCAGGCGCGCACCAACTTCGACGAATTCGCCACCCAGGCCTACACCCGGCCCGGCACCGGCACCATGATGACCTACCTCTCGGCGGCCGATCCCGACGCCGCCCTCGATCGCGCGCAGATCATCGGCCTGGTCACCAAGAACCAGCAGCAGGTGATGGACGGCCTGCGGCGCGCCCAGATCGATCAGGGCAACAAGAACGCCAGTGCCCGTCAGGCCAAGACCGCCGCCGACGCCGCGGCCGCCGACGCCGAGCAGAAGAAGACCGCCGCCGAGGCCGCGGTGAACGCCGCGACCGCCGAGCTGAATCAGCAGACCGCGGTCCGCGATGATCTGCTGCGCCAGCGCGCCGACGCGCAGGCCCGGCTGGACGCGGCGCGGATGAACGTCACCGGGTTGCAGAACCAGCGCGACGCCTATCAGGCCTGGGATCAGCAGCGCCGGGCCGAGGAAGCGGCGATCCTGGCCGCCGCCGCGGCCGCCGCGGCCCGCGCCGCCGCCGACCAGGCCGCCAAGGATCGCGCGGCTCAGCTCGGCGCGGGCAAACGCCCGCACACCCAGCTCGAGGACTCCCCTCCGCGCAAGAGCAAACCCACGCCGCAATCGGACTCCGACGAGGACGAATCCGAATCCGACAGTGGTGACAGCGACGTTCCCTCGGTCACGGGGAGCGAGGCGATCGAGATCGTCGTCGACCGGGCCATGTCCCAGCTCGGGGTCACCTATGCCTGGGGCGGCGGCGACGAGGACGGCCCCACCCTCGGCATCCGCGACGGCGGCGTCGCCGACAGCCACGGCGACTACAACAAGGTCGGATTCGACTGTTCCGGGCTGATGATCTACGCCTTCGCCGGCATCGGCGTCTCGCTACCGCACTACAGCGGCTACCAGTACAACGCGGGCACCCGCGTACCGGTCGATGAGCGCGAACGCGGCGACATGCTGTTCTGGGGACCCAACGGCAGCCAGCACGTCGCGCTGTATCTCGGCGACGGCAAAATGGTCGAAGCACCCCAGTCCGGCGACGTGGTGAAGGTTTCCCCGGTGCGGGAAGCGGGCATCATGCCCTACGCGGTCCGCATCGTCACCTCCTGA
- a CDS encoding DUF58 domain-containing protein gives MSSHAPPSFRAGELTDPKLSAALKTLELTVRRRLDGVLHGDHLGLIPGPGSEPGEARAYQPGDDVRQMDWSVTARTTHPHVRQMIADRELETWMVVDLSASLDFGTAACQKRDLAIAAAAAVTHLTSGGGNRIGAVVATGEHLTRIPARSGRVHAQSLLRGIATTPHARDGVRGDLRGAIESLRRPQRKRGLAVIISDFLGEIDWQRSLRAISGRHDLLAVQVLDPRDMSLPDMGDVVLHDPETGRTREFSVTPALRADYAAASLRHRQQVEQALRSCGAPVLTLQTDRDWIADVVRFVSTRRHSLGAPTGRVPRQ, from the coding sequence ATGTCATCGCACGCACCACCGTCGTTCCGAGCGGGTGAGCTGACCGACCCGAAACTGTCGGCCGCTCTCAAGACCCTCGAGCTCACCGTGCGCCGCCGCCTCGACGGCGTGCTGCACGGCGATCACCTCGGCCTGATCCCCGGACCCGGTTCCGAGCCGGGGGAGGCCCGCGCCTACCAGCCGGGTGACGATGTGCGCCAGATGGATTGGTCGGTCACCGCGCGTACCACCCATCCGCATGTGCGGCAGATGATCGCCGACCGCGAGCTGGAGACCTGGATGGTGGTCGACCTGTCGGCCAGCCTGGATTTCGGCACCGCGGCCTGCCAGAAGCGCGATCTCGCCATTGCCGCTGCCGCCGCCGTCACCCATCTGACCAGCGGCGGCGGTAACCGCATCGGCGCCGTCGTCGCCACCGGTGAGCACCTCACCCGCATTCCTGCGCGCAGCGGCCGGGTGCATGCGCAGTCGCTGCTGCGTGGCATCGCGACCACCCCGCACGCCCGCGACGGTGTGCGCGGTGATCTGCGCGGCGCCATCGAATCGCTGCGTCGCCCGCAGCGCAAACGCGGGCTGGCGGTGATCATCAGCGATTTCCTCGGTGAGATCGACTGGCAGCGCTCGCTGCGCGCCATCTCCGGCCGCCACGATCTGCTCGCGGTGCAGGTGCTCGACCCGCGCGATATGTCGCTGCCGGATATGGGCGATGTGGTGTTGCACGATCCGGAGACCGGGCGCACCCGCGAGTTCAGCGTCACCCCGGCCCTGCGGGCCGACTACGCGGCGGCGTCGCTGCGGCATCGTCAACAGGTCGAGCAGGCGCTGCGCAGCTGCGGCGCGCCGGTGCTCACCTTGCAGACCGACCGGGACTGGATCGCCGACGTGGTCCGGTTCGTATCCACCCGGCGCCACAGCCTCGGCGCCCCGACCGGGCGGGTGCCACGTCAGTGA
- a CDS encoding helix-turn-helix domain-containing protein, translating into MSDRPAHRATSGKTTLGKGTRVTGKSRDRLQSQLKKQYEAGASIRSLARATGRSYGFIHNVLVESHVQLRSRGGANRRKAQ; encoded by the coding sequence ATGAGCGACAGGCCGGCACACAGAGCCACATCGGGAAAGACCACCCTGGGTAAGGGCACACGCGTCACGGGAAAGTCGCGCGACCGCCTGCAATCGCAGTTGAAGAAGCAATACGAGGCGGGCGCGAGCATCCGCTCCCTGGCGCGCGCGACTGGCCGCTCCTACGGCTTCATCCACAACGTGCTGGTGGAGTCGCATGTGCAGCTCCGCAGCCGCGGCGGGGCCAACCGGCGCAAAGCCCAGTAA
- a CDS encoding DUF6676 family protein, translated as MRLDKTGWKMTVSHTWAFSLVPAGLPENTDLGQIRADLADDGVAAPKGKDQSELAAIVAQARADGIPLSVVVVQGNPWHDSSLRDLATEVGKFQHGTVAVFSDDWMGTYSDSISRVHLEWAEDAAKWKGGNSEEAVQIFTDRLQQPESVPWTGFTSVLLAGTVAAVGGLYWIKRRRAAAAADESADESVSASA; from the coding sequence ATGCGGCTCGACAAGACCGGATGGAAGATGACCGTCTCGCACACCTGGGCTTTTTCTCTCGTCCCCGCCGGGCTGCCGGAGAACACCGACCTCGGCCAGATCCGCGCGGATCTGGCCGATGACGGCGTCGCGGCGCCCAAGGGCAAGGATCAGTCCGAGCTGGCCGCCATCGTGGCGCAGGCGCGCGCCGATGGCATTCCGCTGAGCGTGGTCGTGGTGCAGGGCAATCCGTGGCACGACTCGAGCCTGCGTGATCTGGCCACCGAGGTGGGCAAGTTCCAGCACGGCACCGTCGCGGTGTTCAGCGACGACTGGATGGGCACCTACAGCGATTCCATCAGCCGGGTGCATCTGGAGTGGGCCGAGGATGCCGCGAAGTGGAAGGGCGGCAACTCCGAGGAGGCGGTGCAGATCTTCACCGACCGGCTCCAGCAGCCGGAATCGGTGCCGTGGACCGGATTCACCAGCGTGCTGCTCGCCGGCACCGTCGCCGCCGTGGGCGGGCTCTATTGGATCAAGCGCCGTCGTGCCGCGGCGGCCGCGGACGAGTCCGCCGACGAGTCGGTGTCGGCGTCGGCCTGA
- a CDS encoding acyl-CoA thioesterase codes for MTFSVPVIVRGYELDTQGHLNQAVYLQYAEHARWELLRAAGVGQDKLIASGVGPVVLEQNIKYLRELRGGDEVEVTCEFDWQDGKIFGIVQQIRKLDGTVAAEFRVVGGLLDLSARKLVADPRERFRALTDRAELLGL; via the coding sequence ATGACCTTCTCCGTCCCCGTCATCGTCCGTGGATACGAGCTCGACACGCAGGGCCACCTGAACCAGGCCGTCTACCTGCAATACGCCGAACACGCCCGGTGGGAGTTGCTGCGCGCGGCCGGGGTGGGCCAGGACAAGCTGATCGCCAGCGGGGTGGGGCCGGTAGTGCTGGAACAGAACATCAAATACCTGCGCGAACTGCGCGGCGGCGACGAGGTCGAGGTCACCTGCGAGTTCGACTGGCAGGACGGCAAGATCTTCGGCATCGTCCAGCAGATCCGCAAACTCGACGGCACCGTCGCGGCGGAGTTCCGGGTCGTGGGCGGGCTGCTCGATCTGTCCGCGCGCAAGCTCGTGGCCGATCCCCGCGAACGCTTCCGCGCGCTCACCGATCGCGCCGAACTGCTCGGGCTCTGA